A genomic window from Pantoea alhagi includes:
- a CDS encoding DUF2778 domain-containing protein: MALQGKFVINDADFSPLMFYGVGTFMAFSGAGPYRNHGACAMIPKKGPVPDGKYWIVARPAGGPRSKAITWVKDAFNSLYSDNTVSHSEWFALYRDDSIIDDYTWIESVRRGAFRLHPGTLSEGCITLAHVTDFMAIRNALLRTHTVPVRNTGLQAFGIIDVIHSGAKDCL, from the coding sequence ATGGCTTTGCAAGGGAAGTTTGTTATCAATGACGCGGATTTTTCTCCATTAATGTTCTATGGAGTTGGAACATTCATGGCTTTTTCTGGAGCTGGGCCTTACCGTAATCACGGAGCATGCGCAATGATCCCCAAAAAGGGTCCGGTCCCTGATGGTAAATACTGGATTGTAGCGCGCCCTGCCGGAGGCCCAAGATCCAAAGCCATTACCTGGGTGAAAGACGCTTTTAATAGCTTGTACAGCGATAATACCGTTTCGCATTCGGAATGGTTTGCCCTGTACCGGGACGATAGCATAATTGACGATTATACCTGGATCGAAAGTGTACGCCGCGGAGCATTTAGACTGCATCCCGGAACGCTATCTGAAGGCTGCATTACCCTTGCCCATGTTACCGATTTTATGGCTATTCGTAATGCGCTGTTACGCACGCATACAGTACCAGTGCGCAATACTGGTTTGCAGGCATTCGGCATTATCGACGTGATTCACTCTGGAGCCAAAGACTGCTTATGA
- the ppa gene encoding inorganic diphosphatase: MSLNQVPAGKDLPEDIYVIIEIPANADPIKYEVDKESGALFVDRFMSTAMFYPCNYGYINHTLSLDGDPVDVLVPTPYPLQPGSVIRCRPVGVLKMTDESGEDAKLVAVPHTKLSKEYDHIKDVNDLPELLRAQITHFFEHYKDLEKGKWVKVDGWDNAEAAKEEIRTSFERAAKK, encoded by the coding sequence ATGAGTTTGAACCAGGTTCCTGCCGGTAAAGACCTGCCAGAAGATATCTATGTCATTATCGAGATCCCGGCTAATGCCGATCCGATCAAATATGAAGTAGACAAAGAGTCTGGCGCGCTGTTTGTTGACCGCTTTATGTCGACTGCTATGTTCTATCCGTGCAACTACGGTTATATCAACCACACGCTGTCTCTGGACGGCGACCCGGTTGACGTACTGGTGCCGACGCCGTACCCGCTGCAGCCGGGTTCAGTAATTCGCTGCCGTCCGGTTGGCGTGCTGAAAATGACCGACGAGTCAGGTGAAGATGCGAAGCTGGTTGCCGTACCGCACACCAAGCTCTCCAAAGAATACGATCACATTAAAGATGTGAACGATCTGCCGGAACTGCTGCGTGCCCAGATTACCCATTTCTTTGAACACTACAAAGATCTGGAAAAAGGCAAGTGGGTTAAAGTTGACGGTTGGGATAACGCCGAAGCGGCTAAAGAAGAGATCCGTACCTCTTTCGAACGCGCAGCGAAGAAGTAA
- a CDS encoding DUF441 domain-containing protein: MTAFASIFILLVLGGLSLLVHNTAVTLSVAALLVIKLTPLSQFFPYIEKQGLTLGIIILTIGVLSPLVSGSLPLNTLLKSFLDWKSLLAIAVGILVSWLGGRGVTLMSSQPTIVGGLLIGTIIGVSLFRGVPVGPLIAAGLVSLFIFNK; this comes from the coding sequence ATGACGGCCTTTGCCTCAATATTTATTTTGCTGGTACTCGGTGGTTTGAGTTTGTTGGTTCACAATACCGCCGTGACGCTCTCCGTCGCGGCGTTGTTGGTGATTAAATTAACGCCGCTGTCACAATTTTTCCCCTATATCGAAAAGCAGGGACTGACCCTGGGGATCATCATTCTTACTATTGGCGTGCTGTCGCCGCTGGTCAGTGGCTCTCTGCCGCTCAATACGCTGTTGAAATCTTTTCTCGACTGGAAATCGTTGCTGGCGATTGCGGTAGGGATCCTGGTTTCCTGGCTCGGCGGGCGCGGCGTCACGCTGATGAGCAGCCAGCCAACTATTGTTGGCGGCCTGCTGATCGGTACAATTATTGGTGTTTCCCTGTTTCGCGGCGTGCCGGTGGGCCCGCTGATCGCGGCCGGACTGGTTTCGCTGTTTATTTTCAATAAATAA
- a CDS encoding methyl-accepting chemotaxis protein: MLKNISVRTALICLLTTVTLLLLIVSFIGLSAVQKSNDFLEEIDYIDSEIISPLYQNNSNLFRARATAATAFYQLSNNQLAEAEKNITRVIHYIQQAQKAMDRVIASHIETENGKELFTALEASYQRYRQQGIDPLLQALENKDASAYYQLVGNVLTSSTGGYQQAFEAFTQDANQISNMRLEQAKQNEQVMQISIIVCCLLTLTLLVIAWMALKAVLLKPLNQAVEQLEHIATGDLTQPIPDAGRNELGRLIEAMKKMQQGLLDSISLVMEASLQIDVGSRELSLGNLNLSQRTEESAASLEQTAGSMEKLTLTVKQNADNARQAHQLARNVSTTAATGAEEVSSVTGKMQEIAESASHIADILGVIDGIAFQTNILALNASVEAARAGEQGRGFAVVASEVRNLAQRSAGAAKEIRQLIGESQGRVKEGSDMAQRAGATINAIATEVKHVTALMREISDASLEQSHDIEQINQAVSQMDEVAQQNAALVEQATAATQSLEEQSRQLVSSMSQFRVSIAK; the protein is encoded by the coding sequence ATGTTGAAAAATATATCTGTGCGTACAGCATTAATTTGCCTGCTAACAACAGTGACGCTGCTATTGCTTATCGTCAGCTTTATTGGGCTTAGCGCGGTGCAAAAATCAAATGATTTTCTTGAGGAAATTGATTATATCGACAGCGAGATAATCAGTCCGCTTTATCAGAATAACAGTAATCTGTTTCGCGCCCGTGCCACGGCGGCGACGGCGTTTTATCAACTCAGCAACAATCAACTGGCGGAAGCAGAAAAAAATATTACCCGCGTGATCCATTATATCCAGCAAGCGCAAAAAGCGATGGACAGGGTCATTGCCAGTCATATCGAGACAGAAAATGGCAAAGAGCTATTTACGGCGCTTGAAGCCAGCTATCAACGCTACAGACAACAAGGCATCGATCCTTTATTACAGGCACTGGAAAATAAAGACGCCAGTGCTTATTACCAGCTGGTAGGAAATGTGCTTACCTCTTCTACCGGCGGCTATCAACAGGCGTTTGAAGCCTTCACGCAGGACGCTAATCAAATCAGCAATATGCGCCTGGAGCAGGCGAAACAGAATGAGCAGGTAATGCAGATCAGTATTATCGTCTGCTGCCTGTTAACCCTGACGCTGCTGGTTATCGCGTGGATGGCATTAAAAGCGGTGCTGCTTAAGCCATTGAATCAGGCGGTAGAACAGCTGGAACATATCGCCACCGGCGATCTGACGCAGCCGATACCGGATGCGGGCCGCAATGAACTGGGGCGCTTAATTGAAGCAATGAAAAAAATGCAACAGGGGCTGCTTGATTCCATTAGCCTGGTGATGGAAGCCTCGCTCCAGATCGACGTAGGTAGTCGTGAACTTTCGTTAGGCAATCTCAACCTGTCACAGCGCACAGAAGAGTCGGCGGCCTCGCTGGAGCAAACGGCGGGCAGCATGGAAAAATTAACCCTGACGGTGAAACAGAACGCTGATAATGCCCGGCAGGCGCATCAGCTGGCGCGCAATGTTTCCACTACTGCCGCAACGGGTGCTGAAGAGGTCAGCAGCGTTACCGGCAAGATGCAGGAAATAGCTGAAAGCGCCAGCCATATCGCTGATATTCTGGGCGTTATTGACGGCATTGCTTTCCAGACCAATATTTTGGCATTGAACGCCTCGGTGGAGGCGGCGCGCGCCGGGGAGCAGGGGCGCGGCTTCGCCGTGGTGGCGAGTGAAGTGCGCAATCTGGCGCAGCGTAGCGCGGGAGCGGCAAAAGAGATCCGTCAGTTAATTGGCGAGTCGCAAGGTCGGGTGAAGGAGGGAAGCGACATGGCGCAGCGCGCCGGCGCAACCATAAATGCTATCGCGACCGAAGTGAAACATGTTACCGCCCTGATGAGAGAGATTTCTGACGCATCGCTGGAGCAAAGCCACGATATTGAGCAGATCAATCAGGCGGTGAGTCAGATGGATGAAGTGGCGCAGCAAAATGCCGCATTAGTCGAGCAGGCCACAGCGGCCACGCAGTCGCTGGAAGAGCAGTCGCGTCAGCTGGTAAGTAGCATGTCGCAGTTTCGGGTAAGTATAGCGAAATAA
- the fbp gene encoding class 1 fructose-bisphosphatase encodes MKTLGEFIVEKQHDFPHATGELTALISAIKLGAKIIHRDINKAGLVDILGASGVENVQGEQQMKLDLFANEKLKAALKARGIVAGIASEEEDEIVIFEGVENGKYVVLMDPLDGSSNIDVNVSVGTIFSIYRRVTPPGTPVTEADFMQPGNKQVAAGYVVYGSSTMLVYTTGCGVHAFTYDPSLGVFCLSQERMTFPEKGYTYSINEGNYIRFPQGVKKYLKFCQEEDKATHRPYTSRYIGSLVADFHRNLLKGGIYLYPSTASHPSGKLRLLYECNPMAFLAEQAGGKASDGKNRILDLQPEALHQRCPFFVGNDAMVEDVERFMREYPDNHQA; translated from the coding sequence ATGAAAACATTAGGCGAATTCATCGTCGAGAAGCAACACGACTTTCCGCATGCCACAGGTGAACTGACGGCGCTGATCTCCGCTATTAAGCTCGGTGCAAAAATTATCCATCGCGATATTAATAAAGCCGGGCTGGTTGATATTCTGGGCGCCAGCGGCGTTGAAAACGTTCAGGGCGAGCAGCAGATGAAGCTCGACCTGTTCGCCAACGAAAAACTGAAGGCGGCGTTAAAAGCGCGCGGCATAGTAGCCGGCATCGCGTCTGAAGAAGAGGACGAAATCGTTATCTTCGAAGGCGTGGAAAATGGTAAATATGTGGTTTTAATGGACCCGCTGGATGGCTCGTCGAATATCGATGTCAACGTTTCGGTCGGTACAATTTTCTCTATTTATCGTCGCGTGACGCCACCCGGTACACCAGTGACCGAAGCGGACTTTATGCAGCCAGGCAATAAGCAGGTGGCTGCGGGTTACGTGGTTTACGGCTCCTCAACCATGCTGGTTTATACCACGGGCTGCGGCGTACATGCCTTTACCTACGATCCGTCGTTGGGCGTATTTTGTCTGAGTCAGGAGCGTATGACCTTCCCGGAGAAGGGCTATACCTACTCCATTAACGAAGGCAACTATATTCGCTTCCCGCAGGGCGTGAAGAAATATCTGAAGTTCTGTCAGGAAGAGGATAAAGCGACACATCGTCCTTATACCTCGCGTTATATCGGCTCTTTGGTAGCGGATTTTCACCGCAATCTGCTGAAGGGCGGCATCTATCTCTATCCCAGCACCGCCAGTCACCCCAGCGGTAAGCTGCGCCTGCTGTACGAGTGCAACCCGATGGCCTTCCTCGCCGAACAGGCGGGCGGTAAAGCCAGCGACGGTAAAAACCGTATCCTTGATCTGCAGCCGGAAGCGTTGCATCAGCGTTGCCCTTTCTTTGTCGGTAACGATGCGATGGTTGAAGATGTCGAGCGCTTTATGCGTGAATATCCGGACAATCATCAGGCTTAA
- the mpl gene encoding UDP-N-acetylmuramate:L-alanyl-gamma-D-glutamyl-meso-diaminopimelate ligase, whose product MRIHILGICGTFMGGLAMLARAMGHEVTGSDANVYPPMSVLLENQGIDLIQGYDASQLDPAPDLVIIGNAMTRGNACVEAVLERNIPYMSGPQWLHDFVLRDRWVIAVAGTHGKTTTAGMTAWILQACGLEPGFVIGGVPGNFSVSATLGKSPFFVIEADEYDCAFFDKRSKFVHYCPRTLILNNLEFDHADIFDDLRAIQKQFHHLVRIVPGQGKILLPEHDTNLKQVMAMGCWSEQETVGENGRWQAKKVTPDASCWEAWLDGERVAEVNWSLVGEHNMHNGLMAIAAARHVGVKPEDAGRALDEFINARRRLELRGEANGIKVYDDFAHHPTAILATLAALRSKVGGTARILAVLEPRSNTMKLGVSKDDLAPALGRADEVFLFQQHHIPWQVAEVADACIQPAFWSADVDALVEMIAKHAHPGDTILVMSNGGFGGIHQKLLDRLAK is encoded by the coding sequence ATGCGTATTCATATCCTGGGTATCTGTGGCACTTTTATGGGCGGGCTGGCAATGCTGGCGCGTGCGATGGGCCATGAAGTCACCGGCTCTGACGCCAACGTTTATCCGCCCATGAGCGTGCTGCTGGAGAATCAAGGCATTGATTTGATTCAGGGTTACGACGCCAGCCAGCTCGATCCTGCGCCCGATTTAGTGATTATCGGCAACGCAATGACGCGGGGCAACGCCTGCGTTGAAGCGGTGCTTGAGCGCAATATTCCCTATATGTCCGGACCGCAGTGGCTGCATGATTTTGTGCTGCGCGACCGCTGGGTGATCGCCGTTGCGGGAACCCATGGGAAAACCACCACTGCAGGCATGACAGCGTGGATTTTACAGGCTTGCGGGTTGGAACCAGGGTTTGTTATCGGCGGCGTGCCGGGAAATTTCTCGGTATCCGCAACTTTAGGAAAAAGCCCATTCTTCGTGATTGAGGCTGACGAATATGACTGTGCCTTTTTTGATAAGCGCTCCAAGTTTGTTCATTATTGCCCGCGCACGTTGATTTTGAACAATCTCGAATTCGATCACGCCGATATTTTTGACGATCTGCGCGCAATTCAGAAACAGTTCCATCACTTAGTACGTATCGTGCCGGGTCAGGGCAAAATTTTGCTGCCGGAGCACGATACCAACCTGAAACAGGTGATGGCGATGGGATGCTGGAGCGAGCAGGAAACGGTGGGTGAGAACGGCCGCTGGCAGGCGAAAAAAGTGACGCCGGACGCTTCATGTTGGGAAGCCTGGCTGGATGGCGAGCGCGTTGCGGAAGTGAACTGGTCGCTGGTGGGCGAGCACAACATGCATAACGGCCTGATGGCCATTGCCGCTGCGCGACACGTTGGCGTGAAGCCGGAAGATGCCGGACGCGCGCTGGATGAATTTATCAACGCGCGTCGGCGTCTGGAACTGCGCGGCGAAGCCAACGGCATTAAAGTCTATGACGACTTCGCTCATCATCCTACGGCGATTCTGGCGACGCTGGCTGCGCTGCGCAGCAAAGTGGGTGGCACCGCCCGTATCCTTGCCGTGCTGGAGCCACGCTCTAACACCATGAAGCTCGGGGTCAGCAAAGATGACCTCGCGCCTGCTCTGGGACGTGCCGATGAGGTATTTCTTTTCCAGCAGCACCATATTCCCTGGCAGGTAGCGGAAGTGGCGGATGCCTGCATCCAACCCGCTTTCTGGAGCGCCGATGTTGATGCATTAGTAGAGATGATCGCCAAACATGCGCATCCGGGCGATACCATTCTGGTAATGAGCAACGGCGGCTTTGGCGGTATTCATCAGAAACTGCTGGATCGCTTAGCAAAGTAA
- the yjgA gene encoding ribosome biogenesis factor YjgA, protein MTKHPEEWLDDVPDNQEEEDEEIIWVSKSEIKRDAEELKRLGAEMVDLGKNSLDRLPLDEELRDAIELAQRIKKEGRRRQMQLIGKLLRARDPDPIYQALDKLKNRHNQQIALFHKLEAMRDRLVEQGDDAMPEVLNLYPHADRQQLRSMIRNAQKEKAANKPPKSYRQIFQYLRELAESA, encoded by the coding sequence ATGACGAAACACCCCGAAGAGTGGCTCGACGACGTACCGGATAATCAAGAAGAAGAAGATGAAGAGATTATCTGGGTCAGTAAGAGTGAGATTAAACGTGATGCCGAGGAGCTAAAGCGACTCGGTGCGGAGATGGTCGATCTGGGGAAAAACTCTCTTGATCGCCTGCCGCTGGATGAAGAGTTGCGCGACGCGATCGAGCTGGCGCAACGCATCAAGAAAGAGGGCCGACGCCGTCAAATGCAGCTGATTGGCAAGCTGCTGCGCGCGCGCGATCCCGATCCGATCTACCAGGCGCTGGATAAGCTGAAGAACCGGCATAACCAGCAGATTGCTCTGTTCCATAAGCTGGAAGCGATGCGCGACCGTTTAGTTGAACAGGGCGATGACGCGATGCCTGAGGTGCTTAACCTCTATCCACATGCCGATCGCCAGCAGCTGCGCAGCATGATCCGCAACGCGCAAAAAGAAAAGGCCGCCAACAAACCGCCAAAATCGTATCGTCAGATCTTCCAGTATCTGCGCGAACTGGCTGAAAGCGCGTAA
- the pmbA gene encoding metalloprotease PmbA — MKILTQVAEQRKVLEQAVAQALELAKAGTDGAEVAVSKTTGIGVSTRYGEVENVEFNSDGALGITVYYQNRKGSASSTDLSSDAIKRTVQAAVDIARYTSPDPCAGMADRELLAFDAPDLDLFHPWEIDPDKAIELAARAEQASLQADKRITNTEGGSFNSHVGIKVFGNSHGMLQSYCSSRHSLSSCVIAEAEGDMERDYAYTIGRALDDLQSPEWVGQECARRTLSRLAPRKLPTMKGPVIFAPEVATGLFGHLVGAISGSSVYRKSTFLLDALGTQILPEWLTIEEKPHLLKGLASTPFDSEGVRTQDREIVKAGVLQTWLLTSYAARKLGLQSTGHAGGIHNWRIAGQGSSFDDLLKQMGKGLVVTELMGQGVSGITGDYSRGAAGFWVENGEIQYPVSEITIAGNLKDMWRNIVTVGNDIETRSNIQCGSVLLPEMSIAGQ; from the coding sequence ATGAAAATACTCACTCAGGTTGCAGAACAACGTAAAGTGCTGGAGCAGGCGGTAGCCCAGGCGCTGGAGCTGGCGAAAGCAGGTACCGACGGCGCTGAGGTAGCGGTCAGTAAAACCACGGGTATTGGCGTCAGTACCCGTTATGGTGAGGTAGAAAACGTTGAGTTTAACAGCGATGGCGCGCTGGGCATTACTGTCTACTACCAAAACCGCAAGGGAAGCGCCTCTTCCACCGATCTCAGCAGTGACGCGATCAAACGCACCGTACAGGCAGCGGTAGATATCGCCCGTTATACCTCGCCCGATCCCTGTGCCGGGATGGCCGATCGCGAACTGCTGGCCTTTGATGCGCCGGATCTCGATCTTTTCCACCCGTGGGAAATCGATCCTGACAAAGCGATCGAGCTGGCGGCGCGTGCGGAGCAGGCTTCGCTGCAGGCGGATAAACGTATTACCAATACTGAAGGCGGTAGCTTCAACAGCCACGTCGGGATCAAAGTCTTTGGCAACAGTCACGGTATGCTGCAAAGTTATTGCTCCAGCCGCCACTCGCTCTCCAGCTGCGTGATCGCCGAAGCGGAAGGGGATATGGAACGTGATTACGCCTATACCATTGGCCGCGCATTAGACGATCTTCAGTCGCCGGAGTGGGTTGGGCAAGAGTGCGCGCGCCGTACTCTGTCGCGCCTGGCGCCGCGCAAGCTGCCAACCATGAAGGGACCGGTTATTTTCGCCCCGGAAGTTGCAACCGGCCTGTTTGGTCATCTGGTTGGCGCAATCAGCGGCAGCAGCGTCTATCGTAAATCCACCTTTCTGCTTGATGCGCTGGGCACCCAGATCCTGCCGGAATGGCTGACCATTGAAGAAAAGCCGCATCTGTTAAAAGGGCTGGCTTCCACGCCGTTTGATAGCGAGGGCGTACGTACTCAGGATCGTGAGATCGTTAAGGCGGGCGTGCTGCAAACCTGGCTGCTGACCAGCTACGCGGCGCGTAAGCTGGGGCTGCAAAGCACCGGTCATGCGGGCGGTATCCATAACTGGCGTATCGCTGGTCAGGGCAGCAGCTTTGACGATCTTCTTAAACAGATGGGCAAGGGTTTGGTTGTCACTGAGCTGATGGGGCAGGGCGTAAGCGGCATCACCGGTGACTATTCACGCGGCGCAGCGGGATTCTGGGTTGAGAATGGCGAAATTCAGTATCCGGTAAGCGAGATTACCATTGCCGGCAACCTGAAAGATATGTGGCGTAATATTGTGACCGTAGGCAATGATATTGAAACGCGTAGTAATATCCAGTGCGGCTCCGTGCTGCTGCCGGAAATGAGCATCGCCGGACAATAA
- a CDS encoding glycine dehydrogenase, translating into MNNSAVQKPVSDAEIDALAEQVKKQIDQLFAAEAIHANAVQQQMLASHVRAMALRSLTGEPLPEVEAELFEDISPESMRLAQQVVDLFGNLPREETWLLSVHFEVAKSN; encoded by the coding sequence GTGAATAACAGTGCGGTGCAAAAGCCGGTCAGCGATGCAGAAATAGATGCGCTTGCCGAACAGGTAAAAAAACAAATAGACCAGCTCTTTGCCGCAGAGGCTATTCATGCCAATGCGGTACAGCAACAGATGCTGGCTTCCCACGTACGCGCTATGGCGCTGCGCTCATTAACCGGCGAGCCACTACCGGAAGTTGAAGCGGAACTGTTTGAGGATATCTCTCCTGAATCAATGCGGCTGGCACAGCAGGTCGTGGATCTGTTTGGCAACCTGCCGCGTGAAGAGACGTGGCTGCTTTCGGTTCATTTCGAAGTAGCGAAATCAAATTAA
- a CDS encoding SFCGS family glycine-rich protein: MVTVVIGDRLGKGQKVAAGIEKAGGRAVVVPGVAADMKLGDVMKAENADFGISFCGSGGAGAITAQNKYGYKAKHGMRSIDEGVTAINEGANVLGFGFMDKEELGEKLVLAWNKKYGS; this comes from the coding sequence ATGGTAACCGTAGTGATTGGCGATCGTTTAGGCAAAGGACAAAAAGTTGCGGCCGGGATCGAAAAAGCGGGCGGGCGTGCGGTGGTGGTGCCTGGCGTCGCGGCGGATATGAAACTGGGCGATGTGATGAAGGCGGAAAATGCTGACTTCGGCATCTCTTTTTGCGGCAGTGGCGGTGCTGGCGCGATCACGGCGCAAAACAAATATGGCTATAAGGCCAAACACGGCATGCGCTCGATAGATGAAGGCGTGACGGCGATTAACGAAGGCGCCAACGTACTGGGATTCGGCTTTATGGATAAAGAGGAGCTGGGCGAGAAGCTGGTGCTGGCCTGGAATAAAAAATACGGCAGCTAA
- a CDS encoding DUF4312 family protein: MKQQFTTSVLVNGKGDTQSRAFADALSHVQHKVLQSTQKVLLRIEPQDVKVIRAQQSVRKEKFLFFFLPRERRSYSVELEITVNVTVIDTDKVEFTIAQ; encoded by the coding sequence ATGAAACAGCAATTCACCACTTCGGTTCTGGTCAACGGCAAAGGCGATACGCAAAGCAGAGCTTTTGCCGATGCGCTCAGCCATGTGCAGCACAAGGTACTGCAGTCTACCCAGAAAGTTTTGCTGCGCATCGAGCCACAGGACGTAAAGGTTATTCGTGCGCAGCAAAGCGTCAGAAAAGAGAAGTTTCTGTTCTTCTTTCTGCCGCGTGAACGACGGAGCTACAGCGTGGAGCTGGAAATTACCGTTAACGTGACCGTGATTGATACCGACAAGGTGGAATTTACGATCGCGCAATAA
- a CDS encoding DUF4311 domain-containing protein — MFLIILLKSLVIGGLVGVGVGAGAARMFHAPTSQGMGAFRTLGELNSCEGDPASHFSFGLGFFFNAWASSVAAGSFTQDVDHRIIPNWGAAALMIKNRNVAETLHDPKKMAIACGLIGMFVVAFLNSTASAVPEALQVTAVKVLVPAANLLVNTVMPVIFWLAAIDAGKKSGFWATIFGGLAQLIMGNAVPGLVLGILIGKGVEESGWNKVTKVMMVSIVLLFVLSGFFRGFDIKLLESFHAGVPGWLEMIHNSLSGK, encoded by the coding sequence ATGTTTTTAATTATTTTGCTTAAGTCGCTGGTGATTGGGGGGCTGGTCGGCGTGGGCGTCGGCGCAGGTGCCGCGCGCATGTTCCATGCGCCAACCTCTCAGGGCATGGGCGCATTTCGAACACTGGGCGAACTTAACTCCTGTGAAGGCGATCCTGCCTCTCACTTCTCCTTTGGCCTCGGCTTCTTTTTCAACGCATGGGCCTCCTCGGTGGCCGCCGGTTCTTTTACGCAGGATGTTGATCACCGCATTATCCCTAACTGGGGCGCAGCCGCGCTTATGATCAAAAACCGCAACGTCGCTGAAACGCTACACGACCCGAAAAAAATGGCGATTGCCTGCGGCCTTATCGGCATGTTTGTGGTGGCCTTCCTGAACTCAACCGCCTCGGCGGTGCCGGAAGCGCTACAGGTCACGGCAGTCAAGGTACTGGTTCCGGCCGCTAATTTGCTGGTGAATACGGTCATGCCGGTGATCTTCTGGCTGGCAGCGATTGACGCCGGGAAAAAATCAGGCTTTTGGGCCACGATTTTCGGCGGGCTGGCGCAGCTGATTATGGGCAACGCCGTGCCAGGCCTGGTGCTGGGTATTCTGATTGGCAAAGGCGTGGAAGAAAGCGGCTGGAACAAAGTCACCAAAGTCATGATGGTCTCGATTGTTCTGCTGTTTGTGCTGAGCGGTTTCTTCCGCGGCTTCGATATCAAACTGCTGGAATCATTCCATGCGGGCGTGCCGGGCTGGCTTGAGATGATCCATAACAGCCTGAGCGGCAAATAA
- a CDS encoding DUF4310 family protein: protein MNETKSGFWYADWSFPIFVGLLSAGVFAGTHMYYLYGIGAFNEVAFVSMLRAGMETGAYGAVAAFGASFLFARIIEGSLVGILDIGGAIQTGVGLGVPALLLGAGIIFPVANFAASLATGLIIGVAIGYVIILARKFTINQSDSTYGADVMMGAGNASGRFLGPLIILSAMGASIPIGLGSLVGALLFYLWNKPITGGAILGAMVLGAIFPVAL, encoded by the coding sequence ATGAACGAGACTAAAAGTGGATTTTGGTACGCCGACTGGTCCTTCCCGATCTTTGTTGGCCTGCTTTCCGCCGGTGTATTCGCCGGTACGCATATGTATTACCTGTATGGCATCGGCGCCTTTAACGAAGTTGCCTTTGTTTCCATGCTGCGCGCCGGGATGGAGACCGGCGCCTATGGCGCGGTAGCCGCCTTTGGTGCCAGCTTTCTGTTTGCACGTATTATCGAAGGCTCGCTGGTGGGCATTCTGGATATCGGCGGTGCGATTCAGACCGGCGTTGGGCTGGGCGTTCCGGCGCTGCTGCTGGGCGCGGGCATTATCTTTCCGGTGGCGAACTTTGCCGCTTCGCTGGCGACCGGCCTGATTATTGGCGTGGCAATTGGCTACGTCATTATTCTGGCGCGTAAATTCACCATCAACCAGAGCGACTCTACCTACGGCGCAGATGTGATGATGGGAGCAGGCAACGCCTCCGGGCGCTTCCTCGGGCCGTTAATTATCCTCTCTGCGATGGGTGCCTCTATTCCTATCGGTCTCGGTTCGCTGGTCGGCGCGCTGCTGTTTTACCTGTGGAATAAGCCGATTACCGGCGGCGCGATCCTTGGCGCAATGGTGCTGGGCGCTATTTTTCCGGTGGCGCTGTAA